From uncultured Roseateles sp., the proteins below share one genomic window:
- a CDS encoding MerR family transcriptional regulator — MEDAGLPIAAVELETGLSKDILRVWERRYGFPSPERDAQGERVYGPAQLHKLRLIKRLMLLGHRPGRIVSGEVPALEALLEQARSSPALVAPVNAESHDLAGFFGLLRGHDVDGVRRQLSQWLLRLGLARFVIEVVAPLNTQVGEAWMQRELEVFEEHIYSEAIQSVLRPAIQSIPVAAEAGRPRVLLTTLPGEAHGLGLLMVEALLALEGCQCLSLGTQTPLQDIAMAAAVHRSDVVALSFTGFLPAKQVLEGLGRMRELLPERLELWVGGTAQSLRRRQVPGVRRVSGLVEVGAELGRWRALTAAAARPV, encoded by the coding sequence ATGGAAGACGCGGGTTTGCCCATAGCGGCCGTCGAGTTGGAAACGGGCCTGAGCAAGGACATCCTGCGTGTCTGGGAGCGGCGCTATGGTTTCCCCTCGCCCGAGCGCGACGCCCAGGGCGAGCGCGTCTACGGCCCGGCCCAGTTGCACAAGCTGAGGCTGATCAAGCGGCTGATGTTGCTGGGCCACCGGCCGGGGCGCATCGTCTCGGGCGAGGTGCCGGCGCTGGAGGCCCTGCTGGAGCAGGCGCGCAGCAGCCCGGCCCTGGTGGCGCCGGTCAATGCCGAGTCGCATGACCTGGCGGGGTTCTTCGGCTTGCTGCGCGGTCATGATGTGGACGGTGTGCGGCGTCAGCTGTCGCAGTGGTTGCTGCGGCTGGGGCTGGCGCGCTTCGTGATCGAAGTGGTGGCCCCGCTCAATACGCAGGTCGGCGAGGCCTGGATGCAGCGCGAGCTGGAAGTCTTCGAGGAGCACATCTACTCGGAGGCGATACAGAGCGTGCTGCGCCCTGCGATACAGAGCATCCCGGTGGCGGCCGAGGCCGGCCGGCCCCGCGTGCTGCTGACCACCCTGCCCGGCGAGGCCCACGGCCTGGGGCTGCTGATGGTCGAGGCGCTGCTGGCGCTGGAGGGTTGCCAGTGCCTGTCGCTGGGCACGCAGACGCCGCTGCAGGACATTGCCATGGCCGCCGCCGTGCACCGCAGCGATGTGGTGGCGCTGAGCTTCACCGGCTTCCTGCCGGCCAAGCAGGTGCTGGAGGGCTTGGGACGCATGCGCGAGCTGCTGCCCGAGCGGCTGGAGCTGTGGGTCGGCGGCACCGCCCAGAGCCTGCGCCGGCGTCAGGTGCCGGGCGTGCGGCGGGTCTCCGGCCTGGTTGAAGTGGGTGCCGAGTTGGGGCGTTGGCGTGCGCTCACTGCAGCTGCCGCCAGGCCTGTCTGA
- a CDS encoding ferritin-like domain-containing protein translates to MLYPELFKQLEAVRWNMDTDIPWDKFDASQLTDDQARTIKMNAITEWAALPATEMFLRDNRDDSDFSAFMSVWFFEEQKHSLVLMEYLRRFRPDMVPTEAELHEVRFDFDPAPALETLMLHFCGEIRLNHWYRRAAEWHSEPVIKAIYETLARDEARHGGAYLRYMKRAMQKFGDEAKAAFAKVGVLMASARRTAQALHPTNLHVNAKLFPRDTIQSRVPDPEWLEQWLDTQIQFDAVWENKVVERILHNMSLLMERSFASVQELNRFRKEMAARIAKPADPTPAAS, encoded by the coding sequence ATGCTTTATCCCGAACTCTTCAAGCAGTTGGAAGCCGTGCGCTGGAACATGGACACCGACATCCCCTGGGACAAGTTCGATGCCAGCCAGCTGACCGATGATCAGGCGCGCACCATCAAGATGAATGCGATCACCGAGTGGGCGGCACTGCCGGCCACCGAGATGTTCCTGCGCGACAACCGCGATGACAGCGACTTCTCCGCCTTCATGAGCGTCTGGTTCTTCGAAGAGCAGAAGCATTCGCTGGTGCTGATGGAGTATCTGCGCCGCTTCCGCCCCGACATGGTGCCCACCGAAGCCGAGTTGCACGAGGTGCGCTTCGACTTCGACCCGGCCCCGGCGCTGGAAACGCTGATGCTGCATTTCTGCGGCGAGATCCGGCTCAACCACTGGTACCGCCGCGCCGCCGAGTGGCACAGCGAGCCCGTCATCAAGGCGATTTACGAGACCCTGGCCCGCGACGAGGCCCGCCACGGCGGTGCCTATCTGCGCTATATGAAGCGGGCGATGCAGAAGTTCGGTGACGAGGCCAAGGCGGCCTTTGCCAAGGTCGGCGTGCTGATGGCCAGCGCGCGCCGCACCGCCCAGGCGCTGCACCCGACCAATCTGCACGTCAATGCCAAGCTGTTCCCGCGCGACACCATCCAGAGCCGGGTGCCCGATCCCGAGTGGCTGGAGCAGTGGCTTGACACGCAGATCCAGTTCGATGCGGTGTGGGAGAACAAGGTCGTCGAGCGCATCCTCCACAATATGAGCCTGCTGATGGAGCGCAGCTTCGCCAGCGTCCAGGAGCTGAACCGCTTCCGCAAGGAGATGGCGGCGCGCATTGCCAAGCCGGCCGACCCGACCCCGGCCGCCAGCTGA
- a CDS encoding glycosyl hydrolase, translating to MSRTSASSPASAKKAAARLVVLVATRKGAWFFHSDGQRKVWTVDGPHFLGHTISHVRLDPRDGRTLLAAARTGHLGPTVFRSTNLGRSWKEAQQPPAFAPASNGLPGRSVDHTFWLTPGHAGEPGSWYAGTSPQGLFRSIDAGVSWKPLPSVNDDPRFREWMGSAQDGTPDGPKLHSVIVDPRDAKHLYFAMSGGGVHESRDGGLSWTTLIQGMEVVEGFDASTVTFHDPHCMRLCPDNPDRLYQQNHCGIYRLDRTGRPSDDVWQRIGRKMPKRVGDVGFPMVVHPRDADTAWVFPMDGTNVWPRTSPAGQPAAYVTRNAGKTWQRLDQGLPASQAWWTVKRQAMTVDAQAKPALYLGTTGGELWIGRDEGASWINIARHLPEIYAVEVAELA from the coding sequence ATGAGCCGAACATCTGCCTCTTCCCCTGCGTCCGCCAAGAAAGCCGCTGCGCGCCTTGTCGTCCTGGTGGCGACGCGCAAGGGGGCCTGGTTCTTCCACAGCGATGGCCAACGCAAGGTCTGGACGGTCGACGGGCCGCACTTCCTGGGCCACACCATCAGCCATGTGCGGCTGGACCCGCGCGACGGCCGCACCTTGCTGGCCGCAGCCAGGACCGGCCACCTGGGCCCGACGGTCTTTCGCTCGACCAATCTGGGCCGCAGCTGGAAGGAGGCGCAGCAACCGCCGGCCTTTGCTCCGGCGAGCAATGGGCTGCCCGGCCGTTCGGTCGATCACACCTTCTGGTTGACGCCAGGCCACGCCGGCGAGCCGGGCAGCTGGTATGCCGGCACCTCGCCGCAGGGCCTGTTCCGCTCGATTGATGCCGGCGTCAGCTGGAAGCCGCTGCCGTCCGTCAACGATGACCCGCGCTTCCGCGAATGGATGGGCTCGGCGCAGGACGGCACGCCGGATGGCCCGAAGCTGCATTCGGTGATCGTCGACCCGCGGGACGCCAAGCACCTGTACTTCGCGATGTCGGGTGGTGGCGTCCACGAGTCGCGCGATGGCGGCCTCAGCTGGACGACGCTGATCCAGGGCATGGAGGTGGTCGAGGGCTTCGATGCGTCCACCGTCACTTTCCACGACCCGCACTGCATGCGGCTGTGCCCGGACAACCCGGATCGGTTGTACCAGCAGAACCACTGCGGCATCTACCGGCTCGACCGGACGGGGCGGCCGTCCGACGATGTCTGGCAGCGCATCGGCCGCAAGATGCCCAAGCGCGTGGGCGATGTCGGCTTTCCCATGGTCGTGCACCCGCGCGATGCCGACACGGCCTGGGTCTTCCCGATGGATGGCACCAATGTCTGGCCGCGCACCAGTCCTGCCGGGCAACCGGCAGCCTACGTCACGCGCAACGCCGGCAAGACCTGGCAGCGGCTGGACCAGGGCCTGCCCGCCAGCCAGGCCTGGTGGACCGTGAAGCGCCAGGCCATGACGGTGGATGCGCAGGCCAAGCCGGCGCTGTACCTGGGCACCACCGGCGGCGAGCTGTGGATAGGGCGGGACGAGGGCGCGAGCTGGATCAACATCGCCCGGCACCTGCCGGAGATCTATGCGGTCGAAGTGGCCGAGCTCGCGTGA
- a CDS encoding GntR family transcriptional regulator, with protein sequence MQTWTSNAPIYQQLAERLAGRLLDGEPDEGEAMPSVRTLASDYVLNPLTVSRALQTLVDEGVLETRRGVGMYVQPGARLRLRLAEREKFLKEEWPAIVEKLRRLGIKAHELNWEI encoded by the coding sequence ATGCAGACATGGACCTCCAATGCACCGATTTACCAGCAGCTGGCCGAGCGCCTGGCCGGCCGCCTGCTCGACGGCGAACCCGATGAGGGCGAGGCCATGCCCTCGGTGCGCACGCTAGCCAGCGACTATGTGCTCAACCCGCTGACCGTCAGCCGCGCGCTGCAGACCCTGGTCGACGAGGGCGTACTGGAGACGCGGCGCGGCGTCGGCATGTATGTGCAGCCCGGCGCCCGTTTGCGGCTGCGCCTGGCCGAGCGTGAGAAGTTTCTGAAGGAAGAATGGCCGGCGATCGTCGAGAAGCTACGCCGGCTGGGCATCAAGGCCCATGAACTGAATTGGGAGATCTGA
- the glnE gene encoding bifunctional [glutamate--ammonia ligase]-adenylyl-L-tyrosine phosphorylase/[glutamate--ammonia-ligase] adenylyltransferase, whose product MSLASTSPNPALAEHSRFVQRVRRRYAAELALLPPGLPDRALIETLVATLQAAGRPLATALRVARHLVLERLAVLDIEAGAAMEDITGVMTTLAEVSLCLALADARAAQDAIHGVPRDAQGREIEFWVVGMGKLGARELNVSSDIDLIYVYEDSGQTDGAKSISAHEYFSLVAKRLYALVGDMTDDGNVFRVDLALRPNGNSGPAVVSLAMLEEYFLVQGREWERFAWLKSRVVAPLASVTNGRALALRDLVTPFVYRRYLDYGVFEGLRQLHRKIRDEAQKRAAGRPERANDVKLSRGGIREIEFTVQLLQVVRGGQFPEIRTRSTVKALHRLAARGLMKVTAAEKLAEAYVFLRRVEHRIQFLDDQQTHLLPTGDGDLNWIAASLGLTCRADACELLDKLCEIREIVAMEFDALLHDGNAPPASKAGGCKGCGGPPPTLDSEDLLERLPLDLATPVRRLALTPKVQGLREESKLRLGKLVARAAQAVEQGQCSMVAAVRFVDWIEPLLRRETYLALLVERPAVQTRLLRLLGLARWPMRYLMLHPGVIDELADERVMHDRFDGTAFVADLEARHKAWQRAGEADEGALLDSLRRAHHAEVFRILVRDVEDHISVEQVADELSALADAVLQCTITWAWDRLKQRHREVPRFAVIAYGKLGGKELGYGGDLDVVFLYDDEDERASEVYGAFVRKLITWLTLRTAAGELFDIDTALRPNGNSGLLVTSLQSFANYQQGRGSNVAWTWEHQAVTRARFSAGSPELAAGFEAVRRAVMTAPRDAAALKAEVKAMREKVRGAHRIAAELFDVKHSPGGMMDAEFAVQVLVLLHGAAHPELLDNAGNIALLQRAEAAGLLPVGVGVAAADAYRELRRAQHRARLDEQPTSVPPERMAQQRDAVLALWQAVFD is encoded by the coding sequence ATGAGTCTGGCCTCCACCAGCCCCAACCCCGCCCTGGCCGAGCACAGCCGCTTCGTGCAGCGCGTGCGCCGCCGCTATGCCGCCGAGCTGGCGCTGTTGCCGCCCGGCCTGCCGGATCGCGCGCTGATCGAAACCCTGGTCGCCACCCTGCAGGCCGCCGGCCGGCCGCTGGCCACCGCCCTGCGCGTGGCCCGCCATCTGGTGCTGGAGCGACTGGCGGTGCTGGACATCGAGGCCGGCGCGGCGATGGAAGACATCACGGGGGTGATGACCACGCTGGCCGAGGTCAGCCTGTGCCTGGCCCTGGCCGATGCCAGGGCAGCGCAGGACGCCATCCACGGCGTGCCGCGCGACGCCCAGGGCCGCGAGATCGAGTTCTGGGTCGTCGGCATGGGCAAGCTGGGGGCGCGCGAGTTGAACGTGTCGTCCGACATCGACCTGATCTACGTCTACGAAGACAGCGGCCAGACCGACGGCGCCAAGTCCATCAGCGCCCACGAGTATTTCTCGCTGGTCGCCAAGCGCCTGTATGCCCTGGTCGGCGACATGACGGACGACGGCAACGTCTTTCGCGTCGATCTGGCCCTGCGCCCCAACGGCAACTCCGGCCCGGCCGTCGTCAGCCTGGCGATGCTGGAGGAGTATTTCCTGGTCCAGGGCCGCGAATGGGAGCGTTTTGCCTGGCTGAAGAGCCGCGTGGTGGCGCCGCTGGCCAGCGTGACCAATGGCAGGGCCCTGGCCCTGCGCGATCTGGTCACGCCCTTTGTCTACCGCCGCTATCTGGACTACGGCGTGTTCGAGGGCCTGCGGCAGTTGCACCGCAAGATACGCGACGAGGCACAAAAGCGCGCCGCCGGCCGGCCCGAGCGGGCCAACGACGTCAAGCTGTCGCGCGGCGGCATACGCGAGATCGAGTTCACCGTGCAGCTGCTGCAGGTGGTGCGCGGCGGCCAGTTCCCCGAGATCCGCACCCGCTCCACCGTCAAGGCCCTGCACCGGCTGGCCGCGCGGGGGCTGATGAAGGTCACCGCCGCCGAGAAGCTGGCCGAGGCCTATGTCTTTCTGCGCCGGGTCGAGCACCGCATCCAGTTCCTCGACGACCAGCAGACCCATCTGCTGCCCACCGGCGACGGCGATCTGAACTGGATCGCTGCCAGTCTGGGGCTCACCTGCCGCGCTGACGCCTGCGAGCTGCTCGACAAGCTGTGCGAGATCCGCGAAATCGTTGCGATGGAGTTCGACGCGCTGCTGCACGACGGCAATGCCCCGCCGGCCAGCAAGGCCGGTGGCTGCAAGGGCTGCGGCGGCCCGCCGCCGACCTTGGATTCCGAAGACCTGCTGGAACGCCTGCCGCTGGACCTGGCCACGCCGGTGCGCCGCCTGGCGCTGACACCCAAGGTGCAGGGCCTGCGCGAGGAGTCGAAGCTGCGCCTGGGCAAGCTGGTGGCCCGCGCTGCGCAGGCGGTCGAGCAGGGCCAGTGCAGCATGGTCGCGGCGGTGCGCTTTGTCGATTGGATAGAGCCGCTGCTGCGCCGCGAAACCTATCTGGCCCTGCTGGTCGAGCGCCCCGCGGTGCAGACCCGGCTGCTGCGCCTGCTGGGCCTGGCCCGCTGGCCGATGCGCTATCTGATGCTGCACCCGGGCGTGATCGATGAGCTGGCCGACGAGCGGGTGATGCATGACCGCTTCGACGGCACGGCCTTCGTCGCCGACCTGGAGGCCCGCCACAAGGCCTGGCAGCGCGCCGGCGAGGCTGACGAGGGCGCCCTGCTCGACTCGCTGCGCCGCGCCCACCATGCCGAGGTGTTCCGCATCCTGGTGCGCGACGTCGAGGACCACATCAGCGTCGAGCAGGTGGCCGACGAGCTGTCGGCCCTGGCCGACGCGGTGCTGCAATGCACCATCACCTGGGCCTGGGACCGGCTCAAGCAGCGCCACCGCGAGGTACCCCGCTTTGCCGTCATCGCCTATGGCAAGCTCGGCGGCAAGGAGCTGGGCTACGGCGGTGACCTGGACGTGGTCTTCCTCTATGACGACGAGGACGAGCGCGCCTCCGAGGTCTACGGCGCCTTTGTGCGCAAGCTGATCACCTGGCTGACCCTGCGCACCGCCGCCGGCGAGCTGTTCGACATCGACACCGCGCTGCGACCCAATGGCAACTCGGGCCTGCTGGTGACCTCACTGCAGTCATTCGCCAACTACCAGCAGGGCCGCGGCAGCAATGTGGCCTGGACCTGGGAACACCAGGCGGTGACGCGCGCGCGTTTCAGTGCCGGCAGCCCCGAGCTGGCGGCCGGCTTCGAGGCGGTGCGCCGCGCGGTGATGACGGCGCCCCGTGACGCCGCCGCGCTGAAGGCCGAGGTCAAGGCGATGCGCGAGAAGGTGCGCGGCGCCCATCGGATTGCCGCCGAGCTGTTCGACGTCAAGCACAGCCCCGGCGGCATGATGGATGCCGAGTTCGCCGTCCAGGTGCTGGTGCTGCTGCACGGCGCCGCCCACCCGGAGCTGCTGGACAACGCCGGCAATATCGCGTTGCTGCAACGAGCAGAAGCCGCCGGTCTGCTGCCGGTGGGCGTTGGCGTGGCCGCGGCCGATGCCTACCGCGAGCTGCGCCGCGCCCAGCACCGGGCCCGCCTGGACGAGCAGCCGACCTCGGTGCCGCCCGAGCGCATGGCCCAGCAGCGTGATGCGGTGCTGGCGCTCTGGCAGGCCGTGTTCGATTGA
- a CDS encoding MoaD/ThiS family protein, whose product MKILIPGALRSYTGESHVEAEGDSLDALFEELERRYPGLRFRVVDEQGQLRPNMRIFVNGLGVRDLRHALKPEDFVAVVLALSGG is encoded by the coding sequence GTGAAGATACTGATCCCTGGGGCGTTGCGCTCGTACACCGGCGAGTCTCACGTCGAGGCTGAGGGCGACTCGCTGGACGCGTTGTTCGAGGAACTCGAACGCCGCTACCCCGGGCTGCGCTTTCGCGTCGTCGACGAGCAGGGTCAGCTGCGGCCGAATATGCGCATCTTCGTCAACGGCCTCGGGGTGCGGGACCTCCGGCATGCCCTGAAGCCGGAGGACTTCGTGGCCGTCGTGCTCGCGCTCAGTGGGGGATAA
- a CDS encoding glutathione S-transferase has product MITLCGFSASNYYNKVKMVLLEKGIPFEEEMVKTGSTDEAVLNCTPLAKVPFIRTEQGAMCESQAIADYLELAYPQPALLPADPWAAGKVRELVVYVDWHLEMVARQLYYAAYFGGTISDEAKEKVRLQLVKNIAAFKRLAKFSPYLAGDTFTQADVAAWVSLPLISMSTKAMYGEDLLTAGGIDWKPYAKMIGERASAQKITADRKTDQEKAAAAKT; this is encoded by the coding sequence ATGATCACCTTGTGCGGATTCAGCGCCTCCAACTACTACAACAAGGTCAAGATGGTCTTGCTGGAAAAAGGCATTCCGTTCGAGGAAGAGATGGTCAAGACCGGCAGCACCGACGAGGCCGTGCTGAACTGCACGCCGCTGGCCAAGGTGCCCTTCATCCGCACGGAGCAGGGTGCGATGTGCGAGAGCCAGGCGATTGCCGACTATCTGGAGCTGGCCTATCCGCAACCGGCCCTGCTGCCCGCCGATCCCTGGGCCGCCGGCAAGGTGCGCGAGCTGGTCGTCTACGTCGACTGGCACCTGGAAATGGTCGCCCGCCAACTCTATTACGCGGCCTACTTCGGCGGCACCATCAGCGACGAGGCCAAGGAGAAGGTGCGCCTGCAGCTGGTCAAGAACATCGCCGCCTTCAAGCGCCTGGCCAAGTTCTCGCCCTATCTGGCGGGCGACACCTTCACCCAGGCCGACGTGGCCGCCTGGGTCAGTCTGCCGCTGATCTCGATGTCCACCAAGGCCATGTACGGCGAAGACCTGCTGACCGCCGGCGGCATCGATTGGAAGCCCTACGCGAAGATGATTGGCGAACGTGCCAGCGCGCAGAAGATCACCGCCGACCGCAAAACCGACCAGGAGAAGGCGGCGGCGGCCAAGACCTGA
- the rrtA gene encoding rhombosortase: protein MKFSAWTAVCLLLAWGAALVFALPSAALDWQPVEVHQIWRWWTAAWVHWSAQHLMANLAGTLVLAALGWAARLPRRAALAWALAWPLTQLGLLTKPELLHFGGLSGVLHAGVAVAVVSLAFAQRRSERLWGLVIGLGLLIKIVLEQPLGPALRQVPGWDIAITPLAHATGALAGALCALLVHFVAHRKHRY, encoded by the coding sequence TTGAAGTTCAGCGCCTGGACGGCGGTCTGCCTGCTGCTCGCCTGGGGCGCGGCCCTGGTGTTTGCGCTGCCCTCGGCGGCGCTGGACTGGCAGCCGGTTGAGGTCCATCAGATCTGGCGCTGGTGGACGGCCGCCTGGGTGCACTGGAGCGCCCAGCACCTGATGGCTAATCTGGCCGGCACCCTGGTGCTTGCCGCGCTGGGCTGGGCCGCCCGGCTGCCCAGGCGCGCCGCGCTGGCCTGGGCCCTGGCCTGGCCGCTGACCCAGCTGGGCTTGCTGACCAAGCCCGAGCTGCTGCACTTCGGCGGCCTGTCCGGCGTGCTGCATGCCGGCGTGGCGGTGGCAGTGGTCTCGCTGGCCTTTGCCCAGCGCCGCAGCGAACGGCTGTGGGGTCTGGTCATCGGCCTGGGCCTGCTGATCAAGATCGTGCTGGAGCAGCCGCTGGGCCCGGCGCTGCGCCAGGTGCCCGGCTGGGACATCGCCATCACGCCGCTGGCCCATGCCACCGGCGCGCTGGCCGGGGCGTTATGCGCCCTCCTGGTGCATTTCGTGGCCCACCGCAAACACCGCTACTGA
- a CDS encoding ABC transporter ATP-binding protein: MSAALIEASNLSVRYGSKAAVDGVSFQVPKGRVVGLLGHNGAGKTSLMKALVGLSSFDGNLSVLGLNPLRDREKLLEQLSYIPDVAILPRWARVDQLITLMSGMHPRFSAERARTLLKRTSVGPRDKIKTLSKGMVVQLHLALMAAIDAKVMILDEPTLGLDILSRKSFYEMLIDEWCDGERSVLISTHQVEEIETLLSDVIMLNEGKLVLSISLEDMDTRFVGLSHDPAQAEQIAAAHPLLRYRQQGQSAALFDGPPPEHITALGQRFRPSLVDLFVALTRAPERSRQQA; encoded by the coding sequence ATGAGCGCAGCATTGATAGAAGCCAGCAACCTGAGCGTGCGCTACGGCAGCAAGGCGGCCGTGGATGGCGTCAGCTTCCAGGTGCCCAAGGGTCGCGTCGTCGGCCTGCTGGGCCATAACGGCGCTGGCAAGACCTCGCTGATGAAGGCCCTGGTAGGCCTGAGCAGTTTCGACGGCAACTTGAGCGTGCTGGGCCTGAACCCGCTGCGCGACCGCGAGAAGCTGCTGGAGCAGCTGAGCTACATCCCCGACGTGGCCATACTGCCGCGCTGGGCCCGCGTTGATCAGCTGATCACCCTGATGAGCGGCATGCACCCGCGCTTCTCGGCCGAGCGCGCCCGCACCCTGCTCAAGCGCACCAGCGTCGGCCCGCGGGACAAGATCAAGACGCTGTCCAAGGGCATGGTGGTGCAGCTGCATCTGGCGCTGATGGCGGCCATCGATGCCAAGGTGATGATTCTCGATGAGCCGACCCTGGGCCTGGACATCCTGTCGCGCAAGTCCTTCTACGAGATGCTGATCGACGAGTGGTGCGACGGTGAGCGCAGTGTGCTGATCTCGACCCACCAGGTGGAAGAGATCGAAACCCTGCTCAGCGACGTGATCATGCTCAACGAGGGCAAGCTGGTGCTGAGCATCAGCCTGGAAGACATGGACACCCGCTTCGTCGGGCTGAGCCACGACCCGGCCCAGGCCGAGCAGATCGCCGCCGCCCACCCGCTGCTGCGCTACCGCCAGCAGGGCCAGTCGGCCGCGCTGTTCGACGGCCCGCCGCCGGAGCACATCACCGCCCTGGGCCAGCGCTTCCGCCCCAGCCTGGTGGACCTGTTCGTGGCGCTGACCCGCGCCCCCGAACGCAGCCGTCAACAAGCCTGA
- a CDS encoding DMT family transporter, giving the protein MPRKPHLDTLALITLLACCALWGLNQVASKIALAEVPPLWQAGLRSLCAAVLLLGWCAWRGIQLFGRDGSLGGGLLAGSLFGLEFACIFAGLQFTTASRMIVFIYLAPFVVALGMPFISKAERLRPRQTVGLLLAFGAVAWAFAEGFGLSDAPPRQWLGDTLGVLAALFWGGTTLAIRATKLSSLSGEKTLFYQLCVSGVALSLGALLLGEPFPTSLSPRISAMMAFQIVVITFASYLLWFRLMRQYPATILASFTLLTPLFGLLAGALLLGEPVTLRLVVALVGVAAGIVLVNRR; this is encoded by the coding sequence ATGCCTAGAAAACCTCATCTCGACACCCTGGCCCTGATCACCCTGCTCGCCTGTTGCGCGCTGTGGGGGCTGAACCAGGTCGCCAGCAAGATCGCCCTGGCCGAGGTGCCGCCGCTGTGGCAGGCCGGCCTGCGCTCTCTGTGCGCGGCCGTGCTGCTGCTGGGCTGGTGCGCATGGCGCGGCATCCAGCTGTTCGGGCGCGATGGCTCGCTGGGTGGCGGCCTGCTGGCGGGCAGCCTGTTCGGCCTGGAGTTCGCCTGCATCTTTGCCGGCCTGCAATTCACCACCGCCTCGCGCATGATTGTGTTCATCTACCTGGCGCCCTTTGTCGTGGCCCTGGGCATGCCCTTCATCTCCAAGGCGGAGCGGCTGCGGCCGCGGCAGACGGTGGGTCTCTTGCTGGCCTTCGGCGCCGTGGCCTGGGCCTTTGCCGAGGGCTTCGGCCTGAGCGATGCGCCGCCGCGGCAGTGGCTGGGCGACACGCTGGGCGTGCTGGCGGCGCTGTTCTGGGGCGGCACGACGCTGGCGATACGGGCGACGAAGCTGTCCAGCCTGTCCGGCGAAAAGACCCTGTTCTACCAGCTGTGCGTCTCCGGCGTGGCGCTGAGTCTTGGCGCATTGCTGCTGGGCGAGCCCTTCCCCACCAGCCTGTCGCCACGCATCTCGGCGATGATGGCTTTCCAGATCGTCGTCATCACCTTTGCCAGCTATCTGCTGTGGTTCCGGTTGATGCGCCAGTACCCGGCGACGATTTTGGCTTCGTTCACCCTGCTGACGCCGCTGTTCGGCCTGCTCGCCGGCGCGCTGCTGCTGGGCGAGCCGGTGACCCTGCGCCTGGTCGTCGCCCTGGTCGGGGTGGCCGCGGGCATCGTGCTGGTGAACCGGCGCTGA
- a CDS encoding glutathione peroxidase has translation MALNATAWAQTPPACPALLNREAPRLQDEKQQNLCQYAGKVVLVVNTASYCGFTSQYKSLETLYGQYRERGLVVLGFPSNDFGSQEPGSNKDIAEFCENTFNVKFPMFAKSHVKAGDATVNPLFAELGKRTGKTPSWNFHKYLISRDGREVQSFGSVTDPMSNGVVREVERLLSAPQ, from the coding sequence ATGGCGCTGAACGCTACGGCCTGGGCGCAGACGCCGCCGGCCTGCCCCGCACTGCTGAACCGCGAGGCGCCGCGCCTGCAGGACGAGAAGCAGCAGAACCTCTGCCAGTACGCGGGCAAGGTGGTGCTGGTCGTCAACACGGCCAGCTACTGCGGCTTCACCTCGCAGTACAAATCGCTGGAGACGCTGTACGGTCAGTACCGCGAGCGCGGCCTGGTGGTGCTGGGCTTTCCGTCGAACGACTTCGGGTCCCAGGAACCTGGCAGCAACAAGGACATCGCCGAGTTCTGCGAGAACACCTTCAATGTCAAGTTCCCGATGTTCGCCAAGTCCCATGTCAAGGCGGGTGACGCCACGGTGAACCCGCTGTTTGCCGAGCTGGGCAAGCGCACCGGCAAGACGCCCAGCTGGAATTTCCACAAATACCTGATCTCGCGCGACGGCCGCGAGGTGCAGAGCTTCGGCTCCGTCACCGATCCGATGAGTAACGGCGTGGTGCGCGAGGTCGAGCGCCTGCTCAGCGCCCCCCAGTGA